In Nicotiana tabacum cultivar K326 chromosome 2, ASM71507v2, whole genome shotgun sequence, the following proteins share a genomic window:
- the LOC142166454 gene encoding uncharacterized protein LOC142166454: MSIFSNLNGKCLEVFMDDFTLYGDDFEDWLMNLMLVLERYEATHFVFNWEKCHFMVKEGIVLGHKVWATKFYRRFIKNFSSTTKLLTALLVKDDKFIFNMECLRAFESIKEKLVSAHNMVTPDWSQPFEIMCDAVVVGVVLGQRKEKIFRPIYYASRTLNDAQVNYATTEKELFAVVFAFDKFRSYLVGSKIFSIAAVSERLYWYADVANLLASGWLSRDFSRDQRREFQSEERWQGFLVIAMTEQLEDIMVETALQQRSWKSVEAIPTRTNDARVVCEFLRKNIFTLFGTPRVIISDHGSHFVNKQFDALLSKYGVTQKVGTPYHAQTSGHVEVANRELKRIVEKMVSASRTDWFAKLDEALWAYRTAFKTTIWTSPFKLVYEKSCHLPAKIEHKAYWAIKMLNPDLSLVGKQRLS; this comes from the exons ATGTCTATATTCTCCAATTTAAACGGGAAGTGTctagaggtgttcatggatgatttcacccTCTATGGTGATGACTTTGAGGATTGGTTGATGAATTTGATGCTCGTGCTTGAACGTTATGAAGCCACTCACTTTGTTTTTaactgggagaagtgtcacttcatggtgAAGGAGGGAATTGTTCTGGGCCACAAAGTCTGGGCCACAAA GTTCTATAGGAGGTTCATCAAAAACTTTTCCAGCACTACCAAGTTGTTGACTGCATTGCTAGTGAAAGATGACAAGTTCATTTTCAACATGGAGTGCTTAAGAGCATTCGAATCTATAAAAGAAAAGCTTGTAAGTGCTCATAATATGGTGACACCTGATTGGAGCCAGCCATTTGAGATAATGTGTGATGCTGTAGTTGTGGGAGTAGTTCTGGggcaaagaaaagagaaaatatttagGCCGATCTACTATGCAAGCAGAACcctgaatgatgctcaagtgaactatgCCACTACTGAGAAAGAGTTATTTGCTGTGGTCTTTGCTTTTGACAAGTTTAGATCATACCTTGTGGGGAGTAAA ATTTTCTCTATTGCTGCGGTCTCAGAAAGACTATATTGGTATGCTGATGTAGCCAACCTTTTGGCTAGTGGATGGTTGTCGCGTGACTTCTCTCGTGATCAAAGAAGGGAGTTTCAAAGTGag GAGAGATGGCAAGGATTCTTGGTCATTGCCATGACGGAGCAGCTAGAGGACATTATGGTTGAAACTGCACTGCAGCAAAGGTCATGGAAGTca GTCGAAGCAATTCCTACTAGAACTAATGATGCTCGGGTGGTGTGTGAGTTCCTACGGAAGAATATCTTTACCCTCTTTGGGACACCTCGAGTGATTATCAGTGACCATGGGTCACACTTCGTGAACAAACAGTTCGATGCATTGTTATCTAAGTATGGAGTCACACAAAAAGTAGGAACCCCGTACCATGCCCAAACTAGTGGGCACGTTGAAGTGGCGAACCGTGAACTTAAACGAATTGTTGAAAAGATGGTTAGTGCTTCTCGTACGGATTGGTTTGCAAAGTTGGATGAAGCTCTATGGGCGTATAGAACTGCGTTCAAAACAACCATATGGACTTCACCATTCAAATTAGTATATGAAAAATCGTGTCATCTTCCTGCTaagatagaacataaagcttattgggcaattAAGATGCTTAATCCTGATCTTAGTCTCGTAGGTAAACAAAGGTTGTCGTAG